A genomic window from Halogeometricum borinquense DSM 11551 includes:
- the gltB gene encoding glutamate synthase large subunit has translation MTKPHRDTHVQSDGLAAPTDERANCGVGAVIDLDGGVCHETVSDGLELLENLEHRGTTGAEADTGDGAGIMIQRPDEFFDAVVDAELPESYAVGSIFMPTDDAVREMLVDVFERELGAHGLDVVHWRDVPTNNADLGATALDSEPDVWQAFVVPSEDMSEDGFDRALYIARRAVENAVSELDEPETARFYVCSLSRKTLVYKGLLKGEQLAGYYPDLQDERLKTTLTLVHARFSTNTLGAWHLAHPYRHIIHNGEINTIRGNVNWMRARETDLEHPDFGDDIEAVKPVTKADQSDTASVDNAVELLLQGGRELPHVLRMLIPESFRGDDAMDEERREWYDYHASLVEPWDGPALVAATDGDRVAAVLDRNGLRPCRYDVTTDNTLVMASEVGALDTDPAEIRERGRLQPGQLFVADPEEGRVIPDEEVFDSLTDEKYGEWVEAEQHQMSALADTDDYVPHDVVDDLRARQAAFGYTQDQLNHLVEPMAEQGKDPVGSMGDDTPLSVLSDFDRPLFTYFKQLFAQVTNPPLDYIREELVTSLESRLGPQRNLLDETPEHARQLVLDSPILSDAETAAIKDLDGDMTSAVVDITFETETSLQEAVERVREDAKAAIEDGADIVVLSDRNLDPERAAVPSLLATGAVHHNLVRNGLRNHAGLVVESGEPSEVHHMATLIGYGAGAVTPYLAYQTISDIVAGPDGADEKEAIAAYTKALENGVLKTMAKMGISTIASYQGAQIFEAVGLDSDFVAEYFEGTEIRTEGIGIDVIEQDLMTRHAIAYGTDPDLQHQGEYEHRSNGIHHQWNPKTVGTLQQAVRSGNYEKYQEFAQLINDQSEELQTLRGLLEFDSDRDPVPIAEVEPVEDIVERFSTAAMSLGSLSPEAHENNSIAMNRIGGKSNTGEGGEPPERFGTEKECNVKQVASGRFGVTSHYLSAADELQIKMAQGSKPGEGGHLPGKKVNEMIAHVRFATPGVGLISPPPLHDIYSIEDLKQLIHDLKTANPEADINVKLVSEAGIGTIAAGVAKANADVVHISGHDGGTGASPKTSIKNAGLPWELGLAEANQMLRATNLRSRIRVTADGGMKTGRDIAVAALLGAEEYVFGTASLVTSGCVMARQCHENTCPVGVATQREDLRRRFPGEPDHVINYMTFMAQELREIMAELGFRTVEEMIGRPSVLTQRETDHEKAKHLDLSAVIAEPASGARYQTESQTHPDVADQLDHELIEAAEPALDRGEPVQIRRELSNVDRAVGAMLSNEISTRYGGEGLADDTINCEFSGVAGQSFGAFLANGVTMRLNGASNDYVGKGLSGGKVVVTTPKTAGYEADENVLIGNVAFYGATQGEAYINGVAGERFCVRNSGVKAVVEGVGDHGCEYMTGGVVAVLGDTGRNFAAGMSGGVAYVYDPDDEFEAKANTGMVSLSDTLDDADEAMLRRLVENHAEYTDSDRAAWMLDDWASVVDDFVKVMPDAYADIIADRAEADVRRELPESAAAVSTGTESETLAQTSDD, from the coding sequence ATGACCAAGCCACACAGAGACACCCACGTTCAGTCGGACGGGCTTGCGGCCCCAACCGACGAACGCGCGAACTGTGGGGTCGGCGCGGTAATCGACCTCGATGGCGGGGTATGCCACGAGACGGTTTCGGATGGTCTCGAACTACTAGAGAATCTCGAACACCGGGGCACCACCGGTGCAGAGGCCGACACCGGCGACGGCGCGGGCATCATGATCCAGCGTCCGGACGAGTTCTTCGACGCCGTCGTTGACGCCGAACTCCCCGAATCGTACGCCGTCGGGTCGATTTTTATGCCAACAGACGACGCTGTCCGCGAGATGCTCGTTGATGTCTTCGAGCGCGAACTCGGGGCACACGGACTCGATGTCGTCCACTGGCGAGACGTCCCCACGAACAACGCCGACCTCGGAGCGACGGCGCTGGATTCCGAACCTGACGTGTGGCAAGCGTTTGTCGTCCCGTCCGAGGACATGTCCGAAGACGGCTTCGACCGTGCGCTCTATATCGCCCGTCGAGCCGTCGAGAACGCTGTTTCCGAACTCGACGAGCCGGAGACTGCCCGCTTCTACGTCTGCTCGCTCTCCCGAAAGACGCTCGTCTACAAGGGCCTCCTCAAGGGCGAACAACTCGCTGGCTACTACCCTGATCTGCAAGACGAACGCCTGAAGACGACGCTTACGCTCGTCCACGCGCGATTCTCGACAAACACGCTCGGCGCGTGGCACCTCGCACACCCGTACCGCCATATCATCCACAACGGCGAGATAAACACCATCCGCGGCAACGTCAACTGGATGCGCGCACGGGAGACGGACCTCGAACATCCTGACTTCGGTGACGACATTGAGGCGGTCAAGCCCGTGACGAAAGCCGACCAGTCCGACACCGCCTCGGTTGACAACGCGGTCGAACTCCTCCTTCAGGGCGGCCGCGAACTCCCGCACGTCCTCCGGATGCTCATCCCCGAGTCGTTCCGGGGCGACGACGCGATGGACGAGGAACGCCGCGAGTGGTACGACTACCACGCCTCCCTCGTTGAGCCGTGGGACGGTCCCGCTCTCGTCGCCGCCACCGACGGTGACCGCGTGGCCGCCGTCCTCGACCGGAACGGTCTCCGCCCGTGTCGCTACGACGTGACCACTGACAACACGCTCGTGATGGCGTCGGAAGTGGGGGCACTCGACACCGATCCGGCCGAGATACGCGAACGCGGCCGCCTCCAACCCGGTCAACTGTTCGTCGCAGATCCCGAGGAAGGACGCGTCATCCCCGACGAGGAGGTGTTCGACTCTCTCACCGACGAGAAGTACGGCGAGTGGGTCGAAGCCGAACAACACCAGATGTCCGCGCTGGCGGACACCGACGACTACGTACCGCACGATGTTGTCGATGACCTCCGCGCTCGGCAAGCCGCCTTCGGCTACACGCAGGATCAACTGAACCATCTCGTCGAACCGATGGCCGAACAGGGGAAAGACCCGGTCGGGTCGATGGGTGATGACACCCCGCTGTCTGTTCTCTCAGACTTCGACCGGCCGCTTTTTACCTACTTCAAGCAACTGTTCGCGCAGGTGACGAACCCGCCGTTAGACTACATCCGCGAGGAACTCGTCACCTCCTTGGAATCGCGTCTCGGCCCCCAGCGGAACCTGCTTGACGAGACGCCCGAACACGCCAGACAACTCGTTCTCGACTCACCAATCCTCTCGGACGCCGAAACGGCCGCCATCAAGGACCTCGACGGCGACATGACCTCAGCCGTCGTGGACATCACCTTCGAGACGGAGACATCGCTTCAGGAGGCCGTCGAACGCGTCCGTGAAGATGCGAAGGCAGCCATCGAAGACGGCGCGGACATCGTTGTCCTCTCGGACCGCAACCTCGATCCCGAACGGGCGGCCGTCCCGAGCCTCCTCGCTACGGGCGCAGTCCATCACAACCTCGTCCGCAACGGCCTTCGCAACCACGCCGGCCTCGTCGTGGAATCCGGTGAGCCGAGCGAGGTACACCACATGGCGACCCTCATCGGCTACGGTGCGGGCGCGGTCACCCCGTATCTCGCCTACCAGACTATCAGTGACATCGTCGCCGGTCCGGATGGCGCAGACGAGAAAGAAGCCATCGCGGCCTACACGAAAGCCCTCGAAAACGGCGTGCTGAAGACGATGGCGAAGATGGGCATCTCCACGATCGCCTCTTACCAAGGCGCACAAATCTTCGAGGCCGTCGGCCTCGATTCTGACTTCGTCGCCGAATACTTCGAGGGGACGGAGATTCGGACCGAGGGAATCGGCATCGACGTCATCGAACAGGACCTGATGACTCGCCACGCCATCGCCTACGGCACGGACCCCGACCTGCAACATCAAGGCGAGTACGAACATCGCTCGAACGGAATTCATCACCAGTGGAACCCGAAGACGGTCGGCACGCTCCAACAGGCGGTTCGCTCGGGCAACTACGAGAAGTATCAGGAGTTCGCCCAGTTGATAAACGACCAGTCCGAGGAACTCCAGACGCTCCGCGGTCTTTTGGAGTTCGACTCCGACCGCGACCCGGTTCCGATAGCGGAGGTCGAACCGGTCGAGGACATCGTCGAACGGTTTTCGACGGCGGCGATGTCGCTCGGCAGTCTGTCTCCGGAAGCCCACGAGAACAACTCCATCGCCATGAACCGCATCGGCGGAAAGTCAAACACCGGCGAAGGCGGCGAACCGCCGGAACGCTTCGGGACCGAAAAGGAGTGTAACGTAAAGCAGGTGGCGTCGGGTCGCTTCGGCGTCACCAGCCACTACCTCTCCGCTGCCGACGAGTTGCAGATCAAGATGGCACAAGGGTCAAAGCCCGGAGAGGGTGGCCACCTGCCCGGCAAGAAGGTCAACGAAATGATCGCGCACGTCCGCTTCGCCACGCCGGGCGTCGGCCTCATCTCGCCACCGCCGCTGCACGACATCTACTCCATCGAGGACCTCAAGCAACTCATCCACGACCTGAAGACGGCCAACCCCGAGGCGGATATCAACGTCAAACTCGTCTCCGAGGCCGGAATCGGGACCATCGCCGCGGGCGTGGCGAAGGCGAACGCCGACGTTGTCCACATTTCGGGTCACGACGGCGGCACGGGCGCGTCACCGAAGACCTCGATCAAAAACGCCGGTCTGCCGTGGGAACTCGGCCTCGCGGAAGCGAACCAGATGCTCCGTGCGACGAACCTCCGCTCTCGGATTCGTGTCACCGCCGACGGTGGGATGAAAACCGGACGCGACATCGCCGTGGCGGCACTGCTCGGCGCTGAGGAGTACGTCTTCGGTACGGCGTCGCTCGTCACCTCGGGTTGTGTGATGGCCCGGCAGTGTCACGAGAACACCTGTCCGGTCGGCGTCGCCACGCAACGCGAGGACCTGCGCCGTCGCTTCCCCGGCGAACCCGATCACGTCATCAACTACATGACGTTCATGGCGCAGGAACTCCGCGAGATTATGGCCGAACTCGGTTTCCGGACGGTCGAAGAGATGATCGGCCGTCCCTCGGTTCTCACCCAGCGCGAGACGGACCACGAGAAGGCAAAGCACCTCGACCTCTCGGCCGTCATCGCCGAACCCGCCTCGGGCGCACGCTACCAGACCGAGTCACAGACCCACCCGGACGTTGCCGACCAACTCGACCACGAACTCATCGAGGCGGCTGAACCCGCGCTCGACCGCGGCGAACCGGTCCAGATCCGGCGCGAACTGTCGAACGTTGACCGCGCTGTCGGCGCGATGCTGTCGAACGAGATCTCGACGCGCTACGGCGGCGAAGGACTCGCAGACGACACCATCAACTGCGAGTTCTCCGGCGTCGCCGGGCAGTCGTTCGGCGCATTCCTCGCGAACGGCGTGACGATGCGTCTCAACGGCGCGTCAAACGACTACGTCGGAAAGGGGCTTTCTGGCGGGAAAGTCGTCGTCACGACGCCCAAAACGGCCGGTTACGAGGCCGACGAGAACGTTCTCATCGGTAACGTCGCCTTCTACGGCGCGACGCAGGGTGAGGCGTACATCAACGGCGTCGCAGGCGAACGCTTCTGCGTTCGCAACTCCGGCGTGAAGGCCGTCGTCGAGGGCGTCGGTGACCACGGCTGTGAGTACATGACCGGCGGCGTCGTCGCCGTCCTTGGTGACACGGGCCGCAACTTCGCCGCAGGGATGTCCGGCGGCGTCGCATACGTCTACGATCCGGACGACGAGTTCGAAGCGAAGGCGAACACCGGCATGGTGTCGCTGTCGGACACGCTGGACGACGCAGACGAGGCGATGCTCCGTCGTCTCGTTGAGAACCACGCCGAGTACACCGACTCCGACCGCGCGGCGTGGATGCTGGACGACTGGGCGAGCGTCGTAGACGACTTCGTGAAAGTGATGCCCGACGCGTACGCGGACATCATCGCAGACCGCGCCGAGGCCGACGTCCGGCGCGAACTTCCCGAGTCGGCAGCGGCCGTCTCGACTGGGACCGAGTCCGAGACGCTGGCGCAGACGAGCGACGACTGA
- a CDS encoding NAD-dependent epimerase/dehydratase family protein — MTDTALVIGGTRFIGRHTVEDLLDHGYAVAIFNRGNHENPFADDDRVTHVEGDRKDEMDLKAAKLSIEPDIVIDCVAYQPADVEAAVDIFADVDAYVYISSGAAYGREEIPKREGETPLCDCTPEQAASDSDASYGPRKAEGDRIVFDAAMDGVNAMSIRPCIVYGPDDYTERLDYWIHRVETYDRVVVPGDGTNVWHRAYVKDVASALRVVAERGTPGESYNVGDRRLVTLEEMVECIADAADTSVEVVHAGERELAAAGLEPDDFILYREYPHVLDTNKLADLGWDSTPLDEAMAVSVDDYRDSDRDGSEWDPGRDAEESVLEILDTL; from the coding sequence ATGACCGACACTGCGCTCGTCATCGGCGGGACGCGATTCATCGGCCGCCACACCGTCGAGGACTTACTGGATCACGGCTACGCGGTCGCCATCTTCAACCGCGGGAACCACGAGAATCCCTTCGCAGACGACGACCGGGTGACGCACGTCGAGGGCGACCGGAAAGACGAGATGGATCTGAAAGCCGCGAAACTCTCCATCGAACCGGACATCGTCATCGACTGCGTGGCATACCAACCCGCCGACGTGGAAGCGGCGGTGGATATCTTCGCCGACGTGGACGCGTACGTCTACATCTCCAGTGGGGCCGCCTACGGCCGCGAGGAGATTCCGAAGCGCGAGGGCGAGACGCCGCTTTGCGACTGCACGCCAGAACAGGCAGCGTCGGACTCCGATGCATCCTACGGCCCGCGGAAAGCCGAAGGCGACCGTATCGTCTTCGACGCCGCAATGGACGGCGTGAACGCGATGTCGATTCGCCCGTGTATCGTCTACGGTCCCGACGACTACACCGAACGCCTCGATTACTGGATTCACCGAGTAGAGACGTACGACCGAGTGGTCGTCCCCGGCGACGGGACGAACGTCTGGCACCGCGCGTACGTGAAGGACGTGGCGAGCGCCCTCCGTGTCGTCGCCGAGCGCGGCACGCCCGGCGAGTCGTACAACGTCGGTGACCGGCGACTCGTCACGCTCGAAGAGATGGTCGAATGCATCGCCGACGCGGCGGACACGTCAGTCGAAGTCGTCCACGCCGGAGAGCGGGAACTCGCGGCCGCCGGCCTCGAACCCGACGATTTCATTCTCTACCGAGAGTATCCGCACGTTCTCGATACGAACAAACTGGCTGACCTCGGTTGGGACTCGACACCGTTGGACGAGGCAATGGCTGTCTCCGTGGACGACTACCGAGACTCCGACCGAGACGGGTCCGAGTGGGATCCCGGCCGCGATGCGGAAGAGTCGGTTCTGGAAATTCTCGATACGCTCTGA
- a CDS encoding HD domain-containing protein — MGVEIKESPVSAEEFETMQRFVKDYLAASVENEDDGGRMRWYPWHSAEYRFNHILNVVDLASNIAEREGADVDVVRVAALFHDIAKLEAEQEVHAEEGARVAREYLSTHGDFPQSFIEQVCQVVADHSYQGPLSDVTLETRCLIEADILDKVGANGTVLMLLRMGYEARTHMDASEMVERVLERGRAATDRIESESAESIAHQRLKRVKWFREWLEEEVPGMDREEFGV; from the coding sequence GTGGGCGTTGAAATCAAGGAATCTCCCGTGTCCGCCGAGGAGTTCGAGACGATGCAACGATTCGTCAAGGACTACCTCGCCGCCAGCGTGGAGAACGAAGATGACGGCGGGCGAATGCGGTGGTATCCGTGGCACAGCGCCGAATACCGTTTCAACCACATCCTTAACGTCGTAGATCTCGCCTCGAATATCGCAGAACGCGAAGGTGCCGACGTGGATGTCGTCCGGGTTGCTGCCCTGTTTCACGACATCGCAAAACTAGAGGCCGAACAGGAGGTTCACGCCGAAGAGGGCGCGCGCGTCGCCCGCGAGTACCTCTCGACGCACGGGGACTTTCCGCAGTCGTTCATCGAACAAGTGTGTCAGGTCGTCGCCGACCACTCCTATCAGGGACCGCTGTCGGATGTGACGCTCGAGACGCGGTGTCTCATCGAGGCGGACATTCTGGACAAGGTCGGCGCGAACGGTACCGTCCTGATGCTCCTTCGTATGGGCTATGAGGCGCGGACGCACATGGACGCCTCCGAGATGGTCGAACGCGTCCTCGAACGGGGTCGCGCCGCAACGGATCGGATCGAAAGCGAGAGTGCCGAAAGCATCGCTCATCAGCGACTCAAGCGCGTCAAGTGGTTCCGCGAGTGGTTAGAAGAGGAGGTCCCCGGCATGGACCGCGAAGAGTTCGGTGTCTGA
- a CDS encoding DUF3179 domain-containing protein: MTDKRERSGDHDRDHDVQQVLPPDAIPSVDNPTFGPADEYDGDGSDDVIVVEIAGDARAYPVRFLHYHEIVNDEFGSVPVAVTWCPLCGSAVVYDRRVAEAAPADDDADVPDHAVLELGVSGKLADDDLVMYDRETGSEWKQSSGACLSGVHEGMRLAVLPAATTTAEAFARDYDDGAMLRPPGGESEAASDSDEPASIEYDADPYEAYFEMPGYGLGAHRGTGGRDDWPQSLSTAGVEPKSIVAGLERDEDALGIPLEVAEATGGVVRVTVGDDEAVVFATADGIHAFEAPSFELEPTDEEGMFVGDGTTWHGGTGRADDGRTLDRLPVRRLFAFAWRDDHGRDAFFLDE; this comes from the coding sequence ATGACCGACAAACGTGAGCGAAGCGGAGATCACGACCGCGATCACGACGTTCAACAGGTACTCCCACCGGACGCCATCCCGAGCGTGGACAATCCGACGTTCGGCCCAGCAGACGAATACGACGGCGACGGGAGCGACGACGTAATCGTCGTCGAAATCGCGGGGGACGCGCGGGCGTATCCGGTTCGGTTTCTCCACTATCACGAAATCGTCAACGACGAGTTCGGATCGGTTCCCGTCGCTGTCACGTGGTGTCCGCTCTGCGGGAGCGCCGTCGTCTACGACCGACGCGTGGCGGAAGCAGCACCCGCCGATGACGACGCCGACGTGCCGGATCACGCGGTCCTCGAACTCGGCGTCTCGGGGAAACTCGCGGACGACGATCTGGTGATGTACGACCGCGAGACCGGCTCTGAGTGGAAACAGTCCAGCGGCGCCTGTCTCTCCGGCGTTCACGAGGGGATGCGATTGGCCGTCCTTCCAGCGGCGACGACGACAGCCGAAGCCTTCGCACGCGACTACGATGACGGGGCGATGCTGCGGCCACCGGGTGGCGAAAGCGAGGCGGCCAGCGACTCGGACGAACCCGCATCCATCGAGTACGATGCGGACCCGTACGAGGCCTACTTCGAGATGCCCGGCTACGGACTCGGGGCACACCGCGGTACCGGCGGCCGTGACGACTGGCCGCAGTCGCTCTCGACCGCAGGCGTCGAACCCAAGAGTATCGTCGCCGGACTCGAACGCGACGAGGACGCGCTCGGTATCCCACTCGAAGTCGCCGAAGCGACGGGCGGCGTCGTCCGCGTCACCGTCGGCGACGACGAAGCAGTGGTGTTCGCTACCGCCGATGGCATCCACGCTTTCGAGGCCCCGTCGTTCGAACTCGAACCAACCGATGAGGAAGGAATGTTCGTCGGCGACGGTACGACGTGGCACGGCGGAACCGGCCGCGCCGACGACGGACGCACGCTTGACCGCCTTCCCGTTCGCAGACTGTTCGCGTTCGCGTGGCGCGATGATCACGGTCGAGATGCGTTCTTCCTCGACGAATGA
- a CDS encoding SIR2 family protein: MVGTEAIGRLLRLAGVGPREQSETHGSPEFPYVCRGCGTAYDVQYHVCPDCGGFSVERRVDDGVASD, encoded by the coding sequence ATGGTAGGAACTGAGGCCATCGGCCGTCTCCTCCGCCTTGCGGGAGTGGGACCCCGTGAGCAATCGGAGACACACGGGAGTCCGGAGTTCCCGTACGTTTGCCGAGGATGCGGGACAGCATATGACGTGCAGTATCACGTCTGTCCCGACTGTGGCGGATTTTCCGTCGAACGACGAGTGGATGATGGTGTCGCTTCGGATTGA
- a CDS encoding metal-dependent transcriptional regulator — MNTADQYVKAIYLLQEMEDGPAATGALADMLDVSPASANEMIGKLEDRGLAEHEKYKGVRLTDEGIIRARDALQTYCIIERFLANVLDVEEFRSEARELEPVIDDTVAERLDTIIDRNSECPDCFDPETDACCYLELASEPEEKPAD, encoded by the coding sequence ATGAACACTGCAGATCAGTACGTAAAAGCAATCTACCTCTTACAGGAGATGGAGGACGGCCCAGCAGCGACCGGCGCACTGGCGGACATGCTCGACGTCAGTCCGGCGAGTGCGAACGAGATGATCGGAAAGCTGGAAGACCGTGGGCTTGCCGAACACGAGAAGTACAAGGGAGTCCGCCTGACTGACGAGGGGATCATACGCGCGCGTGACGCCCTCCAGACGTACTGTATCATCGAGCGATTCCTCGCAAACGTCCTCGACGTCGAAGAGTTCCGTAGCGAGGCGCGCGAACTGGAACCCGTTATCGACGACACTGTCGCCGAACGACTCGACACTATCATCGACCGAAACAGCGAGTGTCCGGACTGTTTCGACCCGGAGACGGACGCGTGCTGTTATCTCGAACTGGCGAGCGAACCTGAAGAAAAGCCTGCAGACTGA
- the sufD gene encoding Fe-S cluster assembly protein SufD, whose amino-acid sequence MSAQLPANLSEETVREISEQRDEPEWLLETRLSALAALDDIELPDVIQTPGRRWTNLEALDFEDLVDPLNQSDETERVTDEGVHVLSFTEAFDEFGDVLEANFGQTVDPESNYLTALSTALFTTGTFIYVPEGVDAEDVKVRAEMNSKSLFSHTLVVTEESSSVTILERIDSGASAEGARYFSNLVEIATGENSYVQYGSLQNLDEDTYHYTLKRGDADVYGTINWIEGNIGSRLTRSDVETELNGDSSETQIVGAFFGHEDQHLDLNARVWHNAENTTADLVTRGVLDDDARSVYEGVQDVGRDAWNTSSYQRENTLMLSDESEADASPKLIIHNHDTEASHSATVGQVDKEDLFYMISRSVPQLQARNMLVEGFFVPVLDEIAVDEFREDLEELISARLR is encoded by the coding sequence ATGAGTGCACAGCTACCAGCGAACCTGTCCGAAGAGACAGTACGAGAGATTTCGGAGCAGCGCGACGAGCCAGAGTGGCTCCTCGAAACTCGCCTGAGCGCCCTCGCGGCGCTTGACGACATCGAACTGCCGGATGTCATCCAGACGCCGGGTCGCCGCTGGACGAACCTCGAAGCACTCGATTTCGAGGATCTCGTCGATCCGCTGAACCAGTCCGACGAGACTGAACGCGTCACCGACGAGGGCGTTCACGTCCTCTCGTTCACGGAGGCGTTCGACGAGTTCGGCGACGTGCTCGAAGCAAACTTCGGACAGACGGTCGATCCCGAGTCGAACTACCTGACCGCTCTCTCGACGGCGCTCTTTACGACGGGGACGTTCATTTACGTGCCCGAAGGCGTCGATGCCGAGGACGTGAAGGTCCGCGCCGAGATGAACTCGAAGTCGCTGTTCAGCCACACGCTCGTCGTTACCGAGGAATCGTCCTCCGTCACGATTCTGGAGCGTATCGACAGCGGTGCGTCCGCTGAGGGCGCGCGGTACTTCTCGAACCTCGTGGAGATTGCCACGGGCGAGAACTCGTACGTTCAGTACGGGTCGCTACAGAACCTCGACGAGGATACGTACCACTACACGCTCAAGCGCGGCGACGCCGACGTGTACGGGACGATCAACTGGATCGAGGGCAACATCGGCTCTCGGCTCACCCGCTCGGACGTGGAGACGGAACTCAACGGTGACTCCTCGGAGACGCAGATTGTGGGTGCGTTCTTCGGCCACGAGGACCAGCACCTCGACCTGAACGCACGCGTCTGGCACAACGCCGAGAACACGACGGCCGACCTCGTGACTCGCGGCGTCCTCGACGACGACGCGCGCTCGGTCTACGAGGGCGTCCAAGACGTTGGCCGCGATGCGTGGAACACGTCCTCGTACCAGCGTGAGAATACGCTGATGCTCTCGGACGAGTCCGAGGCCGACGCATCACCGAAGCTCATCATTCACAACCACGACACCGAGGCGTCGCACTCCGCGACAGTCGGGCAGGTCGATAAAGAGGACCTGTTCTACATGATCTCTCGGTCCGTCCCGCAACTGCAGGCACGCAACATGCTCGTTGAGGGCTTCTTCGTTCCAGTTCTCGACGAGATCGCCGTCGACGAGTTCCGCGAGGACCTCGAAGAACTCATCTCCGCACGTCTGCGGTAA
- the sufB gene encoding Fe-S cluster assembly protein SufB yields MSSDQDHLKETDTEARFEFKKEQKSSFQADKGLTEETIRVISEDKDEPEWMLKRRLRALKQFQKMPMPTDWPGQPDLSEVDVDEIVPYIRPDVETRGGVDDWTDLPDDIKDTFDKLGIPEAEKNALSGVGAQYESEVVYQNMQERWEEKGVIFCNMDKAVQEHEELVKDYFMTKCVPPSDNKFAALHGAIWSGGSFVYVPEDTTVDMPVQAYFRMNSEGMGQFEHTLIIAEEGSEVHYIEGCSAPKYSAFNLHSGGVEVFVGEDAHVQYSTVQNWSKNTYNLNTKRAIVEKNGRMEWISGSMGSKATMLYPCSILKGRGASDNHITIAFAGEGQNIDTGAKVYHNAPNTKSTIESKSISKDGGRTNYRGLVHISEGAENSSTAVECDALMFDNESTSDTMPYMEINESTVDVAHEATVGKIGDEDIFYLQSRGLDDDDAKQMIVSGFIEPITEELPIEYAVELNRLVELEMEGSLG; encoded by the coding sequence ATGAGTTCAGATCAAGACCACCTCAAAGAGACAGACACTGAAGCTCGCTTCGAGTTCAAGAAGGAGCAGAAGTCGTCGTTCCAGGCCGATAAAGGCCTCACCGAGGAGACGATTCGCGTCATCTCCGAGGACAAAGACGAGCCCGAGTGGATGCTCAAGCGCCGTCTCCGCGCGCTGAAGCAGTTCCAGAAGATGCCCATGCCGACCGATTGGCCCGGCCAGCCGGACCTTTCGGAGGTCGACGTGGACGAAATCGTCCCGTACATCCGCCCCGACGTGGAGACGCGTGGCGGCGTTGACGACTGGACGGACCTGCCGGACGACATCAAGGACACGTTCGACAAACTGGGAATCCCGGAAGCCGAGAAGAACGCCCTCTCCGGCGTCGGTGCCCAGTACGAGTCCGAAGTCGTCTACCAGAACATGCAGGAGCGCTGGGAGGAGAAAGGCGTCATCTTCTGCAACATGGACAAGGCCGTCCAAGAGCACGAAGAACTCGTCAAGGACTACTTCATGACGAAGTGCGTCCCGCCGAGTGACAACAAGTTCGCCGCACTTCACGGTGCGATTTGGTCCGGCGGGTCGTTCGTCTACGTCCCCGAGGACACGACGGTCGATATGCCGGTGCAGGCGTACTTCCGCATGAACTCCGAGGGGATGGGCCAGTTCGAGCATACGCTCATCATCGCTGAGGAAGGTTCGGAAGTTCACTACATCGAGGGTTGTTCTGCACCCAAGTACTCGGCGTTCAACCTCCACTCCGGCGGCGTCGAAGTGTTCGTCGGCGAGGACGCCCACGTCCAGTACTCGACGGTGCAGAACTGGTCGAAGAACACCTACAACCTCAACACCAAGCGCGCCATCGTCGAGAAGAACGGCCGCATGGAATGGATTTCCGGCTCCATGGGTTCGAAGGCGACGATGCTGTACCCGTGTTCCATCCTGAAGGGACGCGGCGCATCGGACAATCACATCACCATCGCCTTTGCGGGTGAGGGCCAGAACATCGACACCGGTGCGAAGGTCTACCACAACGCCCCGAACACGAAGTCCACTATCGAGTCGAAGTCCATCTCGAAGGACGGCGGCCGCACGAACTACCGCGGCCTCGTCCACATCTCCGAGGGTGCGGAGAACTCCTCGACGGCAGTCGAGTGTGACGCGCTCATGTTCGACAACGAGTCCACCTCGGACACGATGCCGTACATGGAGATTAACGAGTCCACCGTTGACGTCGCCCACGAGGCGACCGTCGGTAAGATCGGCGACGAGGACATCTTCTACCTCCAGTCGCGCGGTCTGGACGACGACGACGCAAAGCAGATGATCGTTTCGGGCTTCATCGAGCCCATCACGGAGGAACTGCCAATCGAGTACGCGGTCGAACTCAACCGTCTCGTCGAACTTGAGATGGAGGGTAGTCTCGGATAA